A region from the Pelobates fuscus isolate aPelFus1 chromosome 1, aPelFus1.pri, whole genome shotgun sequence genome encodes:
- the LOC134570425 gene encoding keratin, type II cytoskeletal cochleal-like — protein MSHHSILGTSGHKHFSSCSMASPKHGSSYHTLSHSSKSAAHGHKTLHCFSSRSAHSMGSRGNKISMGSCHSGKTGHGSGHGSGYGSGFGIVGIGYGFGGSGCSGGINQVTVNQGLLAPLDLEIDPSIQRVRTEEKNQIRGLNDKFASFIDKVRFLEQQNKMLETKWSLLQEQRSAHFQIEPLFEAFIGNLRRQLETLGCERERLDSERNSMEQSVEELRRRYEEEVNRRTAAENEFVGIKRDVDAAFMNRAELQGKADSLNEEINFLRTLYDAEIAQLQAQISDTSVVVSMDNSRDLDLDGIIAEVRSQYEDIANRSRAEAEATYQSRFEELQTAAGRNGNNLQSSRDEICELNRAIQRLRGEIDNVKAQRSALESAINEAEERGESVVRDAKNKLSELEGALQKAKQDMARQLREYQELMNVKLALDIEIATYRKMLEGEEGR, from the exons ATGTCTCATCACTCCATCCTTGGTACCTCTGGACACAAGCACTTCAGCTCCTGTTCAATGGCTTCTCCTAAACATGGCAGCTCGTACCACACATTATCTCACTCCTCCAAATCAGCAGCTCATGGTCATAAGACCCTGCATTGCTTTAGCAGCAGAAGTGCCCATAGTATGGGCTCCAGAGGAAACAAGATCTCAATGGGAAGCTGCCATTCGGGGAAAACTGGACACGGATCTGGACATGGATCTGGATATGGATCTGGTTTCGGTATTGTAGGTATTGGTTATGGATTTGGGGGATCTGGTTGCTCTGGAGGTATCAATCAAGTTACTGTGAACCAAGGTCTTCTGGCTCCTCTCGACCTGGAGATCGACCCAAGCATTCAGCGAGTGAGGACTGAAGAGAAGAATCAGATTAGAGGACTGAATGACAAATTTGCTTCTTTCATTGACAAG GTTAGATTTTTGGAACAGCAGAATAAAATGCTGGAGACAAAGTGGTCTTTATTACAAGAACAGAGAAGTGCCCACTTTCAGATAGAACCACTGTTTGAGGCTTTTATTGGTAACCTCAGGAGACAGCTGGAGACTCTGGGATGTGAAAGAGAACGTCTGGACTCAGAAAGGAACAGTATGGAGCAATCTGTGGAAGAACTAAGGAGAAG ATATGAAGAAGAAGTGAACAGACGCACTGCTGCAGAGAATGAGTTTGTTGGAATAAAGAGG GATGTAGACGCAGCTTTTATGAATAGAGCGGAATTACAGGGAAAGGCTGATTCCCTGAATGAAGAGATCAATTTCTTGAGGACTCTGTATGATGCG GAAATAGCCCAGCTCCAGGCTCAGATCTCAGACACCTCAGTGGTTGTGTCTATGGATAACAGTCGGGATCTGGACCTGGATGGAATCATTGCTGAGGTCAGATCTCAATATGAGGACATTGCTAACAGGAGCAGAGCTGAGGCGGAGGCCACGTACCAGTCACGG TTTGAGGAGCTTCAGACAGCGGCAGGAAGGAATGGGAACAATCTGCAGAGCAGCAGAGATGAGATCTGTGAGCTGAACCGAGCAATTCAGAGACTAAGAGGAGAAATCGACAATGTGAAAGCACAG CGCTCTGCACTTGAATCTGCAATAAATGAAGCTGAGGAACGTGGGGAATCTGTTGTCAGAGATGCCAAGAACAAGCTTTCAGAGCTGGAAGGTGCTCTACAAAAGGCCAAGCAGGACATGGCTCGTCAACTGCGAGAATACCAGGAGCTGATGAATGTGAAACTGGCTCTGGATATTGAAATTGCCACCTACAGGAAGATGCTGGAAGGAGAGGAGGGCAGGTGA